The segment CCGGTTTGGTTTCCGAGTAATTtgatataatataagtaaaaacaTCAGAtaattggggggggggggggtgttaGTTTAATTAACAGGTAATTCGGTTTGTTCggataaaaatatcaaataacttggataaattttaatattttagattaAAACATATTTGTGTAATTTAGTTTTTGGGTAATTCGGTTTATAAAGAGTATTTTAAGATATTtcgttatttaaaaattaagtataatttaatatttttaggtttacaatttgtattttaaaactttGGATACTCATTCGGTTTTTGATTTGGGTCCGGTTcagtttttttattcttaaaatataGGATTTGTtcgattatttatgaaatttgttttaattttgattttgatattttggtttGGCACGGTTCCGTTCTTCGATTTCGGATATATTTGTCCAGACTTATACACTTTCTTATATAGAAATTCATATAAGAAGTATTTAtttgtttctaaaaataaatatgtgtttttgaagcgcgagtcaaaatctagtagaCATTATTTGTGTGACGTTAAAGAGACGGTACTATACAACTTGTCAAAGtgtaaaaactttttttttttttggtaaaagtgtGGAACTTAATTTGCTATAACGATTACTTTTAACTTTCAAAGTGATTCTTGTAGACTAATATGGAAGTTCAAAATCATATACACTATACTTCCGGCGCTATTAGAGCATGTACATTGGTGGAACCCTTAAGTGTCCCTTAGTgatttttttactattaaaattaaGATAAGGGATTTTGTTAAGAGACACTTAATTATAGTGGTTTATTGGTGGTCTCTTAATTAAGGTTcttaacaattaaaaaatattattatctttaaacataaagttttaaacaaaaatttaaattatttattaaataaaagaaagtcaaacataacattttaaactaagattttgaaatagaatcatgaaaacatgaaaacaaatagtagaaaaataaacgaaaataatttgaaagaaaCATAGAAGTTCAGTTGTTGTCTTGATCACGTCCAAATTTACGCCATatatgttcaaccaaatcaCCTTTTAGTTGTTGATGTGCTTGTCTATCACGAATTCTTGTTCGAACACCCATCTGATTGGCGATATTTGTTGGCATATCTGTGGAATAGTTGAGATCGACATGTGAACTTCCGCTGCCTTCTCCTTGTTGGAAATTTGAAACATCATATCGAGGGTATTCATCTCTTTCATCTTCtacaatcatattatggagtacgatacatgctctcataatctttCCAATCTTGACTTTATCCCAACAAAGAGCGGGATTTTTGACAATGGCAAATCGAGCTTGCAAAACTCCGAAAGCacgctcgacatcttttcggACAGCTTCTTGACGTTGCGCAAATAAAACTGCTTTCGGTCCTTGGGGAATTGGaatagattggataaaagttGCCCATTTTGGATAAATACCATCGGTGAGATAGTAAGCCAAATCGTACTCTCTTCCGTTGACCGAGAAATTCACTTGCGGGGCTCGACCATATATTatatcatcaaaaacaggtgagcgatcaagaacattaatatcatttaaggtacctggaggtCCAAAAAACGCATGCCATATCCAGAGATCATATGAAGCAACCGCCTCTAAAACGATGGTGGGTTTTCCCGAACCACGAGAATATTGgcctttccaagcggtgggacaattcttccactcccaatgcatacaatcgatgcttcctACCATTCCAGGAAACCCACGAAGCTCTCCAATATGAAGTAGACGCTGAAGATCAGCCGGTGTTGGTTTTCGTAGGTACTCATCACCGAACAAATCTATTATTGCTTCCACAAAATTTTCCACACATAACCGAGTAGTGGTTGTACCGAGCCGGAGGTATTCGTCGACCGCATCAAGCACAGAACCATATGCCAACACCCGAATAGCTGCTGTACACTTTTGAAGTGCAGAGAGACCAAGTCTTCCGGTAACGTCTTGCTTTTGACGAAAAAATTCAACTTCATTGGAAAGGCGATCTACAATAAGCAGGAACAATGGCTTCTTCATTCTAAATCGTCGTCTGAATAGATTTTCAGGATATGTAGGAGTGTCACTGAAATAATCGTTCCATAACCGGAGATGGCCTTCTTCACGGTTTCGTTCGATAAAAACTCGTTTTTTTCTTGTCCTTCTTTCATCTGCTTGATCACTTCGAGCATTTAACAGATTCTGATATGTTTGATCAAGATATTGATCAAAATATTGATCGAAAACTTCATCAATTGACTCGTCATCAATTGGGTTTTGAGAAGAAGAGGCCatgattatatatgtatttgtgAAAGAAACGATTGGGTTGGGTTGGGTTTAGAGAGAGATAAAATATTGGGTTGGGTTTAAAGAGATATAAAAGATTGGGTTTACAAGAGATGGAAGCTTGGGTTACAAGtttgggttgtgatgagtttaGGGGAGAAAGACGATTGGTTTACAAGAAGAGAAGGAAGGTTGAATGAAGCGGGATCAGATTGTTGGTTACAACCGTTGAATGAGAATGTTAAGAATGAGATTGGAGAGAAGAACATGAGATTGTTGTTATGTTGAGAATGTTGGGAATGAGAGTTTGCTTGCAATTTATAATGTTGAGAATTCAAGTGTTCTTTACACACTCGTGACCTCTACGTACATCAAAACCGTGAAACAATAATACAAACTCTTGTGACCTCTACAGACCTCTACAGACCTCTACAGACACCTTTACAGACCTCTCTCTCTCACCCGTGAACTCTGTCTCTCACCCATGACCTCTCTCTCTCACCCGTGACCTCTGTCTCTCACCCGTGAACTCTGTCTCTCACCCATGACCTCTGTCTCTCACCCGTGACCTCTGTCTCTCACCCGTGACCTGCAAGATGAAGAAGAACATTAATACCATTACAACAACAAACGATAAAAAGTTCAAAGCGCAGCAACATTAAACCATAACAACAACATTTTTCTTAAACTTTAAAACCATTACAAGATCAAACAATAACGAGAACATAACAACAACATCAAGAGCATTCAGACACAACAAGATCAACTTAAACTAAAATGAGAACAGCAGATGAAACTTCAAGAACACAGAGCCATGGAACTTAAGACAACATCAACTCATCAACCAGCTTCTTCTTCAGGCCTTCTTCGTACGCGAGAAGGGGATGTTGTTTGTTTATCAGACTTTCCAGTAGCCTCATCTTAGACATGCGGTCCTTCATGGCGATATCCCTTTCTTTTAGTGACACCATGCTGTGAAACTCCATCGTCGCATTCTCCTCAGTCACAGTCTTCTTGCCACTGGCCTTGGCGGTTTTAACACCCGGTGGACGCTTCACTTCAGTTGCTTGGGAGCTTGAACAAGCAGCACCATCCTCACACTTTCTTTTTTTGCAGCTTCCTTCGGTTTTAGCAGACGCTAAATCACACCACTTCTGGTCGTTCCTCAGCTCTTTCCAGGCATGTTCAAGGAGGAATTTCTGCTTGTGATTGGTGTAGAATATCTGATGTGCTTGTTTCAGCACATCATTCTCATTTTGCCCGCTCGTCTTCTCCCTGCTTGCAGCGGCGTAGGCTCCAGCGAACTTGCACACGAGATCATTCATCCTGTGCCAGCGTTGCTTGCAATGCCTAGATTCTCTCTGGTCACGGCCACCATCTTGACGACTTGCCGCAAAGTAAGCCGCTACTCTTGTCCAGAAAGCGTCTGACCTTTGTTCATTGCTCACCACTGGATCTTTACTTGTGTTAAGCCATGAGCTAATGAGCACAATGTCATCCTTAGGCGTCCACTTCTGCCGTTCTTTACGCTGTGTACCAGTCTCTCCACCATCGTCGGTTCCAAGATTGTGTACAGACGGAGATTGTGATGAAGACAGTGAAACACTGTCATCATTGTTGCCAAAGAAGATGCTTTGTTGACTATTTAATAGGTCAAGAAATTTAGAGGGTTGCGAGAATGGATTAGAATCCATTTCTGAATCAACCTCaaggaagagagaaagaaatTAACAGAGATGAGAAAGAGGGAAGAGAAGACAGAGGAGAAGGTAAGTTTTTAACGCATTCAACATAGAGGAGAAGACAGTTTTTTATAGAGAGAACAGATGCTAGAATCGCATTGATCACACCCAACCAAACCGAGAAGACGTTTATCTAACCCATTCATCACACAAATCTATTCATATCTATCTAACCATAAACATGTATTTATTACCCAAGACAACCAAAATCTCATTTCTATCTAACCACctaaacctctatttattaccTAACCAAACAATAACCCACCATTCAATTCATTTCAAACGAAGCTAACCACCAACATCAAACGCAACATTAATCACAAGCCACCAGAAAGATCATATCTATGCTATGCTTTAAACAATTCCACAGAGTAAAGGTTTTACCTGTATGAGAAATCGCGGGGGTTTTGTCCGACGAACCTGGAccatgcttcttcttcttcttctatccaTTTCATTCTCGTCAGACATCTCAAGACAAAAACACAGAAACAAATCAACACAAATCAAAGGATTCAACATCTTAAATACCGATCACGAAACAAAATGAAAGACAagcataattaaaatattcaaactTGATTCTACTTCTTCAGATTAACGATGAAGGAACACAATCAAAGACATGCATCATGCTTCTTTACCTTCCGATTCGCCGGCGAAGCAACAGTAATCGTTTTCCATCGTCTCCGAGAGCCACCATGACAGAGAGATCTCGCTGTTTTGTACCCCGACGAGAGCAACAGATAGACAGGACACCGTCTTCCAGCGTCGACAGGACCCACCCACACATACACCGTCTCGCTGAGAAGATCCACCGGAGAGGAGAAAAATCGCCATATCgccagagaaaaaaaaaacacgaaagaatgaaagagaagaaggagagagaggaaaCGCCAGCGACACCGATTCTCTCCAATTGCGATGCGACGCGTGGCGACCAAGGGACGTTCCTTCTGTCTGTTATTTAAGCTACGTCTTTTGTATTAATCccatttaatcttttttttttaaacctaaTTTCCCTAAGCTACGGTGTTAAGATACACCAATGTACATGCTCTTAGtaacaaaaataatcaaaaacaaCTTGATGCAAATTTAAGGTTTACATCACATATGAAGGCCACTCACACGAGCATACAATATGTTTATAGTTAGGGGGATATTTGATGAAGACACATGCAACTAACCATGGGGGTTGACTGTTTTTACTCTATAGTCTATACATTACAAAACACTCCTCACATACCCAGTTGTAACGACCTTTTCATAAATAGACTTCAGTTTACGTCATGTCTGCACGAGTTTTTCTGAGTGGAACAACCTATATACATGACAAGGAACAAGACGATAACATTAGATCAATAACTTGATCACATTTACAGCTATGATCAAACTAATTGGTGAAAGTTCACCTGATCAGTACTCGATGATCCGCTCATCActgtcttcatcttcttggagCTTCCATTTCCCCCTTTTGTTACTTCGTTGACAAAGTTCTGGTCAGATGCCTCTTCTGTAGGAAAAAAATTAGCTAAATAGGAAACAAATGATTATACAAATCTACAATAACACAATATATTTGAAGAGCGCGAAAGAAAAAACTAataccttcttcttctcctatGCTGATTTGATCCCGGTCATGTAAATGAGAGCAGCCTTCTCGTAGCATGTTCTTGAGATTAGACGCTGAACCAGAGCTGCATATGACTAAAGCCTTCGAGCTAACCACTTGAGTCTTTGGTAAAGACTTATAGTGCTTTATCCATGGACTCCTAAGAAACTCATGAGGAGAACCACCACCGTGTCTTCCTTTGAGACGATACTCAGGTTGTCTTACATTCATCTTCTGCCAGAAACCACCATCACGAAGAACCTTGAACAAATAGCAAAAACAATACATACAAAGACTAAATTTCGATGATCCAATCACACAAGCTATATGgaagaaacaaaaaacagaGGTAAACGTCTCATTCACACCTGTTCATCAGATGGGTTTCCTCCTACGTTCTCCTTACTCGAATTTGAACTGAGGGAGCTGTAAAACTGGTGTACGAATGAAGCTTCCATTGATTTAAGATACAGACTATGCTTCTCATCAGTCCATTCTGTAGGCATACACTCTTTTCCCGAGGAATACTGAAACATGTGGAAACatcaattatatatacaaactaCTGTGTAATCAGATCTTTAAAAGGCGAAAAGGAATCAGTAATAGTTGAAATATAT is part of the Brassica rapa cultivar Chiifu-401-42 chromosome A09, CAAS_Brap_v3.01, whole genome shotgun sequence genome and harbors:
- the LOC103835504 gene encoding putative nuclease HARBI1; protein product: MASSSQNPIDDESIDEVFDQYFDQYLDQTYQNLLNARSDQADERRTRKKRVFIERNREEGHLRLWNDYFSDTPTYPENLFRRRFRMKKPLFLLIVDRLSNEVEFFRQKQDVTGRLGLSALQKCTAAIRVLAYGSVLDAVDEYLRLGTTTTRLCVENFVEAIIDLFGDEYLRKPTPADLQRLLHIGELRGFPGMVGSIDCMHWEWKNCPTAWKGQYSRGSGKPTIVLEAVASYDLWIWHAFFGPPGTLNDINVLDRSPVFDDIIYGRAPQVNFSVNGREYDLAYYLTDGIYPKWATFIQSIPIPQGPKAVLFAQRQEAVRKDVERAFGVLQARFAIVKNPALCWDKVKIGKIMRACIVLHNMIVEDERDEYPRYDVSNFQQGEGSGSSHVDLNYSTDMPTNIANQMGVRTRIRDRQAHQQLKGDLVEHIWRKFGRDQDNN
- the LOC117128243 gene encoding glutathione S-transferase T3-like isoform X1; translated protein: MCGWVLSTLEDGVLSICCSRRGTKQRDLSVMVALGDDGKRLLLLRRRIGRCLTRMKWIEEEEEAWSRFVGQNPRDFSYSQQSIFFGNNDDSVSLSSSQSPSVHNLGTDDGGETGTQRKERQKWTPKDDIVLISSWLNTSKDPVVSNEQRSDAFWTRVAAYFAASRQDGGRDQRESRHCKQRWHRMNDLVCKFAGAYAAASREKTSGQNENDVLKQAHQIFYTNHKQKFLLEHAWKELRNDQKWCDLASAKTEGSCKKRKCEDGAACSSSQATEVKRPPGVKTAKASGKKTVTEENATMEFHSMVSLKERDIAMKDRMSKMRLLESLINKQHPLLAYEEGLKKKLVDELMLS
- the LOC117128243 gene encoding glutathione S-transferase T3-like isoform X2 gives rise to the protein MCGWVLSTLEDGVLSICCSRRGTKQRDLSVMVALGDDGKRLLLLRRRIGRCLTRMKWIEEEEEAWSRFVGQNPRDFSYSVSLSSSQSPSVHNLGTDDGGETGTQRKERQKWTPKDDIVLISSWLNTSKDPVVSNEQRSDAFWTRVAAYFAASRQDGGRDQRESRHCKQRWHRMNDLVCKFAGAYAAASREKTSGQNENDVLKQAHQIFYTNHKQKFLLEHAWKELRNDQKWCDLASAKTEGSCKKRKCEDGAACSSSQATEVKRPPGVKTAKASGKKTVTEENATMEFHSMVSLKERDIAMKDRMSKMRLLESLINKQHPLLAYEEGLKKKLVDELMLS
- the LOC117128243 gene encoding glutathione S-transferase T3-like isoform X5 yields the protein MKWIEEEEEAWSRFVGQNPRDFSYSVSLSSSQSPSVHNLGTDDGGETGTQRKERQKWTPKDDIVLISSWLNTSKDPVVSNEQRSDAFWTRVAAYFAASRQDGGRDQRESRHCKQRWHRMNDLVCKFAGAYAAASREKTSGQNENDVLKQAHQIFYTNHKQKFLLEHAWKELRNDQKWCDLASAKTEGSCKKRKCEDGAACSSSQATEVKRPPGVKTAKASGKKTVTEENATMEFHSMVSLKERDIAMKDRMSKMRLLESLINKQHPLLAYEEGLKKKLVDELMLS
- the LOC117128243 gene encoding glutathione S-transferase T3-like isoform X3; its protein translation is MKWIEEEEEAWSRFVGQNPRDFSYSQQSIFFGNNDDSVSLSSSQSPSVHNLGTDDGGETGTQRKERQKWTPKDDIVLISSWLNTSKDPVVSNEQRSDAFWTRVAAYFAASRQDGGRDQRESRHCKQRWHRMNDLVCKFAGAYAAASREKTSGQNENDVLKQAHQIFYTNHKQKFLLEHAWKELRNDQKWCDLASAKTEGSCKKRKCEDGAACSSSQATEVKRPPGVKTAKASGKKTVTEENATMEFHSMVSLKERDIAMKDRMSKMRLLESLINKQHPLLAYEEGLKKKLVDELMLS
- the LOC117128243 gene encoding glutathione S-transferase T3-like isoform X4; this encodes MDSNPFSQPSKFLDLLNSQQSIFFGNNDDSVSLSSSQSPSVHNLGTDDGGETGTQRKERQKWTPKDDIVLISSWLNTSKDPVVSNEQRSDAFWTRVAAYFAASRQDGGRDQRESRHCKQRWHRMNDLVCKFAGAYAAASREKTSGQNENDVLKQAHQIFYTNHKQKFLLEHAWKELRNDQKWCDLASAKTEGSCKKRKCEDGAACSSSQATEVKRPPGVKTAKASGKKTVTEENATMEFHSMVSLKERDIAMKDRMSKMRLLESLINKQHPLLAYEEGLKKKLVDELMLS
- the LOC103839269 gene encoding cold-regulated protein 27 isoform X2, producing the protein MAGDYRGNYIRSSDHASSVEEHTPSSMYSSGKECMPTEWTDEKHSLYLKSMEASFVHQFYSSLSSNSSKENVGGNPSDEQVLRDGGFWQKMNVRQPEYRLKGRHGGGSPHEFLRSPWIKHYKSLPKTQVVSSKALVICSSGSASNLKNMLREGCSHLHDRDQISIGEEEEEASDQNFVNEVTKGGNGSSKKMKTVMSGSSSTDQVVPLRKTRADMT
- the LOC103839269 gene encoding cold-regulated protein 27 isoform X1, which encodes MAGDYRGNYIRSSDHASSVEEHTPSSMYSSGKECMPTEWTDEKHSLYLKSMEASFVHQFYSSLSSNSSKENVGGNPSDEQVLRDGGFWQKMNVRQPEYRLKGRHGGGSPHEFLRSPWIKHYKSLPKTQVVSSKALVICSSGSASNLKNMLREGCSHLHDRDQISIGEEEANFFPTEEASDQNFVNEVTKGGNGSSKKMKTVMSGSSSTDQVVPLRKTRADMT